GATACCTCATTCCACCAAACTATGCCCAAGAAAGCTTATTTATACGCCCTACCCATGAAGCTTCACCAGCAACATGGTATTAGGCGATATGGATTTCATGGTATTAGTTATCGCTTTGTTTGCCAAGCAGCCGCTCAAATGCTTAATAAACCGCTCAATGATTGCGCTTTAATCATTGCACATCTTGGAAATGGTTCATCAGTCACCGCCGTTTTGAACGGTCAAAGCGTAGATACTAGTATGGGATTGACCCCATTAGAAGGGCTAGTTATGGGAACGCGATCAGGTGATATTGATCCGGGTATTTCACCATTTTTGGTTGATAATCTAGGCATGAATGTTGCGAGCATCAACAATCTGCTTAATAAAGAAAGCGGACTACTCGGATTGTCCGAATTAACCAGCGATTGCCGAGAATTGGAAGAAGCGGCTATATCAGGGCATGATGGCGCTAGTTTAGCACTCGAAATTTTTTGCTATCGCTTAGCCAAATATATTGCAAGCTACATGGTACCACTGGGTCGACTGGATGCTGTCGTATTTACAGGTGGAATTGGCGAAAACTCGGATATATTGCGTGCTAATGTACTAAATCAACTAGGCTTTTTAGGGATCAAGCTTGATGAAGAAGCCAATAAACGCTGTATTCGTGGTGTAGAGGGTCGTATCGACCAAAAAACAATACCTGCTGCCTTGGTAGTAGCAACTAACGAAGAATTAATGATTGCATTGGACACAGCCATTTTAATCTAAATTGATCCCATCTTGTCTGACATACACATTACAACTGCGCTAACTTAGGTTGTTGTGAGTAAGTTCTAGCAGTGATAGTGATTTATCCATGCTATGAAATTCGCTCATAGAGAAGGTACCCAAGTCTATTTGGTAACACCTGGGGCACCACATAAACCATCCATGTATGAGCATAGCGATTTATTTATCAAAATCAATACCCAACACAGTCATAGGAAGCGCTTTGTTTAATATCAATAACCTGCACAGGAATAAGCGCTCCGGCTTATCCCTGTGAACAGATCACTGTGTACTACATATTCAAAATAGACTTGTAAAGTGGCAACTTAATATTGAATTCCCATTGCCGACAACATCGTAAAAAATAAATCCGTCTGGTCAGTTAATCCCATCACATTCGCTGCATAAGGACCATAAGCGGCCACTCGCAATTGTGCTCCGGTGTGACCTTGTGAAGAAGTCTCAGAATTCCCATAACTGACCGCCATGATGGAACCGTCTTTCGTGCGCAGTGCTTGCGTTAAACCTGGCGCTTTAGAACCGGGCTCAATAATTTGACAAGAGTGCGCATGATCCGCTGTCACGATCACCAAGGTATCTTTATTTTTGCTTGCAAAATTAAGTGCAACTTGAACCGCTTCATCTAAATCAACTGTTTCACCAAATTGCCCGCATGGGTTAGCTGCATGATCTTGTTTATCAATGGATGCTCCCTCTACTTGCAAAAAGAATCCATTGGGATG
This genomic stretch from Neisseriales bacterium harbors:
- a CDS encoding acetate kinase, producing MMASYILVLNCGSSSIKFALINPASKETEVTGIAEKLNLPGARLKFAQHGEKITRDIPAADHRSAMQYVLQELSQRHLLSEVIAVGHRVVHGGEKFQHSIRIDDQVLDAIKTCCRLAPLHNPANLLGIESALQYLPKLPQVAVFDTSFHQTMPKKAYLYALPMKLHQQHGIRRYGFHGISYRFVCQAAAQMLNKPLNDCALIIAHLGNGSSVTAVLNGQSVDTSMGLTPLEGLVMGTRSGDIDPGISPFLVDNLGMNVASINNLLNKESGLLGLSELTSDCRELEEAAISGHDGASLALEIFCYRLAKYIASYMVPLGRLDAVVFTGGIGENSDILRANVLNQLGFLGIKLDEEANKRCIRGVEGRIDQKTIPAALVVATNEELMIALDTAILI